Proteins from a genomic interval of Clostridium sp. M62/1:
- the proS gene encoding proline--tRNA ligase — MAKEKKLVEAITSMDVDFAQWYTDVVKKAELVDYSSVKGCMVIKPDGYAIWENIQKELDRRFKETGVQNVYMPMFIPESLLQKEKDHVEGFAPEVAWVTHGGLEPLQERMCVRPTSETLFCDFYARDIQSYRDLPKLYNQWCSVVRWEKTTRPFLRSREFLWQEGHTAHATAEEAEERTELMLNLYADFCEEVLAMPVIRGRKTDKEKFAGAEATYTIEALMHDGKALQSGTSHNFGDGFAKAFGIQFSDKDNKLKYVHQTSWGMTTRLIGAIIMVHGDDSGLVLPPRIAPTQVVIVPIRQQAEGVLDKAYELKDILSGFSVKVDDSDKSPGWKFSESEMRGIPVRVEIGPKDLEQNQAVLVRRDTHEKITVSLDEIKEKVTELLDTIQHDMFERARAHRDAHTYTATNMEEMKELADNKPGFIKAMWCGCQECEDKLKETVGVTSRCMPFKQEKVADTCVCCGKPAVKMVYWGKAY; from the coding sequence ATGGCTAAAGAAAAGAAATTGGTGGAAGCCATCACTTCCATGGATGTGGACTTTGCCCAGTGGTACACAGATGTGGTAAAAAAGGCAGAGCTGGTGGATTATTCCAGCGTGAAGGGATGTATGGTCATTAAGCCGGACGGATACGCCATTTGGGAGAATATTCAGAAGGAGTTGGACAGACGCTTTAAGGAGACAGGGGTACAGAATGTATACATGCCCATGTTTATTCCGGAAAGCCTGCTTCAGAAGGAGAAGGATCATGTAGAGGGATTTGCGCCGGAGGTTGCCTGGGTAACGCACGGCGGACTTGAGCCCCTCCAGGAGAGAATGTGCGTGCGCCCGACCTCCGAGACCCTGTTCTGCGATTTCTACGCAAGAGATATTCAGTCCTACAGGGATCTGCCAAAGCTTTACAACCAGTGGTGCTCGGTTGTGCGCTGGGAGAAAACCACAAGACCGTTCCTGCGCTCCAGAGAGTTCTTATGGCAGGAGGGACATACAGCCCACGCCACAGCAGAGGAGGCAGAGGAGAGGACAGAGCTGATGTTAAACCTTTACGCTGATTTCTGCGAGGAGGTTCTGGCGATGCCTGTCATCCGCGGAAGAAAAACGGATAAAGAGAAATTTGCGGGAGCAGAGGCTACCTATACGATCGAGGCCCTGATGCATGACGGAAAAGCCCTTCAGTCCGGCACCAGCCACAACTTCGGCGATGGATTTGCAAAGGCTTTCGGTATCCAGTTCTCCGATAAGGACAATAAGTTAAAATACGTTCACCAGACCTCCTGGGGAATGACAACCCGTCTGATCGGAGCCATCATCATGGTGCATGGAGACGACAGCGGCCTTGTACTTCCTCCGAGGATCGCTCCCACACAGGTAGTGATTGTGCCGATCCGCCAGCAGGCAGAGGGAGTTCTCGACAAGGCATACGAGTTAAAGGATATTCTCTCCGGCTTCAGCGTGAAGGTAGATGACTCTGACAAGAGTCCGGGCTGGAAGTTCAGCGAATCTGAGATGCGCGGCATTCCGGTGCGTGTGGAGATCGGACCGAAGGATCTGGAACAGAATCAGGCTGTGCTGGTGCGCCGTGACACCCATGAAAAGATCACAGTCTCCTTAGATGAGATCAAGGAGAAGGTGACAGAGCTGCTTGATACCATCCAGCACGATATGTTTGAGCGGGCAAGAGCCCACCGGGACGCCCACACCTACACAGCCACCAATATGGAGGAGATGAAGGAGCTGGCAGACAATAAGCCGGGATTTATCAAGGCCATGTGGTGCGGCTGCCAGGAGTGCGAGGACAAGCTGAAGGAAACCGTGGGCGTTACGTCCAGATGTATGCCGTTTAAGCAGGAGAAGGTGGCTGACACCTGCGTCTGCTGCGGAAAGCCGGCAGTGAAGATGGTTTACTGGGGCAAGGCATACTAA
- a CDS encoding IS110 family transposase, with protein MIYVGIDVAKDKHDCFITNSDGKVLFPVFTIQNNRDGFDVLFSRIQSSSSDVSNIKVGLEATGHYSYNLLGYLIDKGLHTFVINPLHTNLYRKSLSLRKTKTDKVDARTIALMLMSDVNLKSYSDTSYHNEELKSLTRYRFRKVQERAQLRQSVSRLVTILFPELEKLVPSLHIASIYALLSEFPSAGTIASCHLTHLTKRLENASKGRYSREKAIEIRNAARASIGSNMPAKSLELKHTLRLIGELDSEISEIESEIKRIMDEIHSPILTIPGIGYRMGAMILAEIGDFSRFDSPDKILAYAGASPSTYQSGQMESSYSHMEKRGSRYLRFALINATKYVCQWDETFGAYLQKKISEGKHYNVAITHAAKKLVRLIYAMEKSGKPYIKTA; from the coding sequence ATGATCTACGTTGGAATTGATGTCGCTAAGGATAAGCATGACTGCTTTATCACCAATTCAGATGGCAAAGTCCTTTTTCCGGTTTTTACCATTCAGAATAACCGGGATGGATTTGATGTTCTTTTTTCCAGGATTCAATCCTCTTCTTCAGATGTGTCCAATATAAAAGTAGGACTGGAGGCCACTGGACACTACTCTTACAACCTGCTCGGTTATCTTATTGACAAAGGTCTCCACACCTTCGTTATCAATCCGCTCCACACAAATCTTTACAGAAAAAGTCTCAGCCTTAGAAAGACGAAAACAGATAAGGTTGATGCCCGAACCATTGCTTTGATGCTCATGTCTGACGTGAACCTGAAGTCCTACTCAGATACATCATACCATAACGAGGAGTTAAAGTCACTCACCCGTTATCGTTTTCGTAAGGTTCAGGAACGCGCTCAGCTTAGACAGTCTGTTTCCAGGCTTGTTACCATTCTCTTTCCAGAATTGGAAAAACTTGTTCCTTCGCTTCATATCGCTTCTATCTACGCCCTTCTTTCCGAGTTTCCTTCTGCCGGAACGATTGCCTCCTGCCATTTGACACACCTGACGAAGCGGTTGGAAAACGCTTCAAAAGGCCGTTACAGCCGGGAGAAAGCGATTGAAATACGGAATGCTGCCAGAGCCTCCATCGGTTCCAACATGCCTGCCAAATCTCTGGAATTAAAGCACACACTCCGGCTAATTGGTGAACTGGATTCCGAAATCTCAGAAATTGAATCCGAAATCAAACGGATCATGGATGAAATCCATTCTCCCATCCTGACCATTCCAGGAATAGGCTACCGCATGGGCGCCATGATCCTGGCAGAGATTGGAGATTTCTCCCGCTTTGATTCGCCGGATAAGATCCTGGCATATGCCGGAGCTTCTCCATCTACCTATCAATCCGGGCAGATGGAATCCTCTTATTCCCACATGGAGAAACGGGGATCGCGCTATTTACGTTTTGCTCTGATCAATGCCACCAAATACGTCTGCCAATGGGATGAAACTTTCGGTGCATACCTTCAGAAGAAGATTTCTGAAGGGAAACACTACAACGTCGCCATCACCCACGCCGCAAAGAAACTTGTACGGTTAATTTACGCAATGGAAAAATCCGGCAAACCTTACATAAAAACGGCATAA
- the yqeC gene encoding selenium cofactor biosynthesis protein YqeC yields MSDLLNRPDREKSRPVIAVIGSGGKTTALKRLAREGSDRGLSVFYTTTTHIYPLNPPESRELLANPDWASLKQSLKKPGIVCAGKSAGAGKLTSLDEKLLQAACRTADLTVCEADGSRHLPLKLHREGEPVLPPETSLCLTVAGLSALGRPVCDCVHRYELHPGWKENPRQIAGASELVFCIEDAIRAAGRALPVLQEKSPESSPSSQIFPVKILLNQADLLCSRKGSGGPDASSLLREARKAARLLSDQGLDCRMGSLNSHSFPLWEWIFDEIS; encoded by the coding sequence TTGTCTGACTTACTAAACCGTCCGGACAGGGAGAAGAGCCGCCCTGTCATCGCTGTCATCGGCTCCGGCGGAAAAACCACCGCCCTGAAACGCCTGGCCAGAGAAGGCTCTGATCGGGGGCTTTCCGTATTTTACACAACCACCACCCATATTTATCCATTAAATCCCCCGGAGAGCAGGGAGCTTCTGGCAAATCCGGACTGGGCGTCCCTGAAACAGTCTCTAAAAAAGCCGGGGATTGTGTGCGCGGGGAAAAGTGCCGGGGCCGGGAAACTGACATCCCTAGATGAAAAGCTCCTGCAGGCGGCCTGCCGGACAGCAGATCTTACGGTCTGCGAGGCGGACGGCTCCAGACATCTTCCCCTAAAGCTCCACCGGGAAGGCGAGCCTGTCCTTCCGCCGGAAACCAGCCTGTGCCTTACCGTGGCAGGTCTCTCTGCCCTGGGAAGACCTGTGTGTGACTGCGTCCACCGCTATGAACTGCATCCGGGCTGGAAGGAAAACCCCCGTCAGATCGCAGGAGCCTCTGAGCTTGTCTTCTGCATCGAAGATGCGATCCGGGCTGCAGGGCGCGCCCTTCCTGTCCTTCAGGAGAAGAGTCCGGAAAGCTCCCCGTCCTCCCAGATCTTTCCAGTCAAGATCCTCTTAAACCAGGCTGATCTGCTCTGCTCCCGGAAGGGCTCTGGCGGGCCAGATGCCTCCTCCCTTCTCCGTGAGGCCAGAAAAGCCGCCCGGCTGCTGTCAGACCAGGGGCTGGACTGCCGCATGGGAAGTCTGAACTCCCACTCCTTTCCTCTGTGGGAGTGGATATTTGACGAAATTTCCTGA
- the yqeB gene encoding selenium-dependent molybdenum cofactor biosynthesis protein YqeB → MIEWWKHNFGAGKIRMCPGKKQGRAGSRRNGEQEKQKMERRFKIQSNLRIVNCEKKEKAFGPGIAALLEGVETHGSLRKSAALMNMSYSKAWTVLHGCEAQLGFALLNSRIGGRCGGGAELTEEGKRLLENYRAFEKEAGRELGDLAKKYFPGYFSEDFPEEPRGESGGRNCRGPREPGNGESQESLQGTASGGFKRPWILVRGAGDLATGIILRLWSCGFRVAVTECRKPSAIRRRAALCEAVWEGTSCVEGARCRRVETLRQAELAEEEGVIPLFVDEEAACIRLLHPAAVIDAILAKRNLGTAREMAPITVGVGPGFTAGEDVDAVVETMRGHFLGRVIWQGAAIPNTGIPGEIGGFSSERVIHSPASGPMRFVKENGKTAVDIGAAVKKGQIIAWAGDTPVYASLDGVLRGLIREGYEVKKGLKIADIDPRPEQAAFCDTVSDKARAVAGGTVEALLEASARKGIRLL, encoded by the coding sequence ATGATAGAATGGTGGAAGCATAACTTCGGCGCCGGAAAGATCCGGATGTGCCCTGGCAAAAAACAGGGCAGAGCAGGAAGCAGGAGAAACGGGGAACAGGAGAAACAGAAAATGGAGAGGCGTTTTAAAATACAGTCGAATCTGCGCATCGTAAACTGCGAAAAAAAGGAAAAGGCCTTCGGGCCTGGAATCGCGGCTCTCCTCGAGGGAGTTGAGACTCATGGCTCTCTGAGGAAAAGCGCAGCCCTGATGAATATGAGCTACAGCAAGGCATGGACGGTACTGCACGGATGTGAGGCGCAGCTGGGATTTGCGCTTTTAAACAGCCGTATCGGAGGAAGATGCGGCGGCGGAGCAGAGCTGACGGAAGAGGGAAAAAGACTTCTGGAAAATTACCGGGCCTTCGAGAAGGAGGCAGGAAGAGAGCTTGGAGATCTGGCAAAGAAATATTTCCCCGGGTATTTTTCCGAAGATTTTCCAGAGGAGCCCAGAGGAGAGAGCGGCGGCAGAAACTGCAGAGGACCGAGAGAGCCTGGAAACGGCGAAAGCCAGGAAAGTCTTCAGGGCACGGCGTCTGGCGGCTTTAAGCGTCCGTGGATCCTGGTGCGGGGAGCCGGGGATCTGGCGACAGGCATTATCCTCAGGCTCTGGAGCTGCGGGTTTCGGGTGGCGGTGACAGAGTGCAGGAAGCCCTCGGCCATCCGCCGCCGCGCTGCCCTCTGTGAGGCCGTCTGGGAGGGGACATCCTGTGTGGAGGGAGCCCGCTGCCGCAGGGTTGAAACCCTCCGGCAGGCAGAGCTTGCCGAAGAGGAGGGCGTGATCCCCCTGTTTGTAGACGAGGAGGCAGCCTGCATCCGTCTGCTGCACCCGGCGGCCGTCATAGACGCCATTCTGGCCAAGCGGAATCTGGGAACCGCCAGGGAGATGGCCCCCATCACCGTGGGGGTGGGGCCGGGCTTTACTGCCGGGGAGGATGTGGACGCGGTGGTGGAAACCATGAGGGGACACTTCCTGGGACGTGTGATCTGGCAGGGAGCCGCCATTCCCAATACGGGAATCCCGGGAGAGATAGGGGGATTTTCCTCGGAGCGGGTGATCCATTCCCCCGCCTCCGGCCCCATGCGGTTTGTGAAGGAAAACGGAAAAACGGCCGTGGATATCGGAGCGGCGGTGAAGAAAGGGCAGATCATCGCCTGGGCAGGTGATACGCCGGTTTATGCCTCCCTGGACGGAGTCCTCCGGGGTTTAATCCGGGAAGGCTATGAGGTGAAAAAGGGACTAAAAATTGCAGACATTGATCCGAGACCGGAGCAGGCCGCCTTCTGTGATACAGTTTCAGACAAAGCCAGGGCTGTGGCGGGAGGGACAGTGGAAGCCCTTCTGGAGGCTTCGGCCAGAAAAGGAATCAGGCTTCTGTAG
- a CDS encoding molybdopterin-binding protein, translating to MKLMRTEDAVGQVLCHDITQIIKGVTKDAVFRKGHIIRPEDIPVLLSVGKEHVYIWENDDTMLHENDAAEILRQLCQGPGMHATAPKEGKIELIADRDGLFMADTERLRSINQLGDMMIATIAGGFPVRAGDRLCGTRVIPLVIKKDRMEEARAAAGTEPLLSVLPFRAKSFGVVTTGSEVYRGLIEDTFTPVIEEKLAEYGCVMAAHEICDDRDEEITKAIRRMADEGIEMIFCTGGMSVDPDDRTPLAIRNSGARIVSYGAPVLPGAMFLMSYLPDGRPVCGLPGCVMYAGRTIFDLVLPRLLADVPVTSDWLSGLGHGGLCLNCPECHFPNCGFGKGI from the coding sequence ATGAAGCTGATGCGCACAGAGGATGCAGTGGGACAGGTGCTCTGCCACGATATTACGCAGATCATAAAGGGTGTTACCAAGGATGCCGTCTTCAGGAAAGGCCATATTATCAGGCCTGAGGATATCCCGGTACTTTTAAGCGTGGGGAAGGAGCATGTCTACATCTGGGAAAACGACGACACCATGCTCCACGAAAATGACGCAGCGGAAATTCTGCGCCAGCTCTGCCAGGGCCCCGGCATGCACGCCACCGCCCCAAAGGAAGGGAAAATTGAGCTGATCGCCGACAGGGACGGACTGTTCATGGCAGACACTGAGCGGCTTCGGAGCATTAATCAACTGGGGGACATGATGATAGCCACCATAGCAGGCGGTTTTCCCGTCAGGGCAGGCGACCGGCTGTGCGGCACCAGAGTCATCCCTCTGGTCATCAAAAAGGACAGGATGGAGGAGGCCAGGGCTGCAGCCGGCACAGAGCCTCTCCTCTCTGTCCTGCCCTTCCGGGCTAAGAGCTTCGGCGTCGTCACCACCGGAAGCGAGGTCTACCGGGGTCTGATAGAGGATACCTTTACCCCTGTGATCGAGGAAAAGCTGGCCGAATACGGCTGCGTCATGGCTGCCCACGAAATCTGCGACGACAGGGACGAGGAGATTACAAAAGCGATCCGCCGCATGGCCGATGAAGGGATCGAGATGATTTTCTGCACCGGGGGAATGAGCGTGGATCCCGACGACCGCACTCCCCTGGCTATCCGCAACTCCGGAGCCAGAATTGTCAGCTACGGAGCTCCGGTTCTTCCGGGAGCCATGTTCTTAATGTCCTACCTGCCTGACGGAAGGCCGGTATGCGGACTGCCCGGCTGCGTCATGTACGCAGGGCGGACGATTTTTGACCTGGTGCTCCCGAGGCTTCTGGCAGATGTACCTGTGACCTCTGACTGGCTCTCCGGTCTGGGGCATGGGGGACTGTGTCTGAACTGCCCGGAATGCCATTTTCCAAACTGCGGGTTCGGAAAGGGAATATAG
- the moaC gene encoding cyclic pyranopterin monophosphate synthase MoaC, which yields MDFTHIDRNGNAVMVDVSEKAATERTAVARGRIRMSRQCFEAVKNRTAKKGDVLGVAQIAGIMASKHTADLIPLCHRLNLTKSTVDFSLSEDSEEKCYVEAVCTVRCTDRTGVEMEALTGVCAALLTVYDMCKAIDRGMVIEQVHLVEKHGGKSGDFSFQEGGHD from the coding sequence ATGGATTTTACCCATATTGACAGAAACGGCAATGCCGTGATGGTGGATGTAAGCGAAAAGGCAGCCACCGAGAGGACGGCTGTGGCCAGGGGCCGGATACGCATGAGCCGCCAGTGCTTCGAAGCCGTAAAGAACAGGACGGCAAAAAAGGGGGACGTGCTGGGAGTGGCGCAGATTGCCGGGATCATGGCCTCCAAGCATACGGCCGATCTGATCCCTCTGTGCCACCGGCTGAACCTTACCAAAAGCACCGTAGATTTTTCCCTGTCCGAAGATTCAGAAGAGAAATGTTACGTGGAAGCCGTGTGCACCGTCCGCTGCACCGACCGGACCGGGGTGGAGATGGAGGCCCTGACCGGGGTTTGTGCAGCCCTCCTGACTGTCTATGATATGTGCAAGGCCATTGACCGGGGAATGGTGATCGAGCAGGTGCACCTTGTTGAGAAACACGGCGGAAAAAGCGGAGATTTCTCTTTTCAGGAGGGCGGCCATGACTGA
- the moaA gene encoding GTP 3',8-cyclase MoaA codes for MTDPFGRTIDYLRISVTDRCSLRCRYCMPKEGVPLTAHENILTYEELLLVAEASVGLGIDRFKITGGEPLLRKDCPDFIRRLKALPGVRQVTLTTNGLLLPEHLEELLSAGLDGVNVSLDTLDERQFQEITRSSRSPVQVLDAVKLCSGKLRTKINAVMLPETESQLLPLAALARELPVDVRFIEQMPIGPGARTEAGGPPSPSSALMRLKEQWPLLSPLPEGERRGNGPARYYTAPGFQGAVGFIEAVSHSFCSSCNRIRLTSTGTLKPCLCYEDGIRLAPVLRGQHRDRDELLCELRSAIEAAVRSKPSAHCFDRAESVSERKSMSQIGG; via the coding sequence ATGACTGATCCCTTCGGCAGAACCATCGATTATCTGCGCATCTCTGTCACGGACCGGTGCAGCCTTCGCTGCCGCTACTGTATGCCGAAGGAGGGTGTCCCTCTGACGGCTCACGAGAATATCCTTACCTATGAGGAACTGCTTCTCGTCGCCGAGGCTTCTGTGGGGCTTGGCATCGACCGGTTTAAAATCACCGGCGGCGAGCCGCTGCTCAGAAAAGACTGTCCGGATTTTATCAGGCGTCTGAAAGCACTTCCCGGCGTCCGGCAGGTGACACTCACCACAAACGGCCTGCTGCTCCCTGAACATCTGGAAGAGCTTCTTTCGGCCGGGCTGGACGGAGTGAACGTAAGCCTTGACACCCTCGATGAAAGGCAGTTTCAGGAGATCACAAGGAGTTCCCGAAGCCCTGTGCAGGTACTGGACGCTGTGAAGCTCTGCTCCGGAAAGCTCAGGACGAAGATCAATGCGGTAATGCTTCCGGAAACCGAGTCTCAGCTTCTTCCCCTGGCAGCTCTCGCCCGGGAGCTTCCCGTAGACGTGCGCTTTATCGAACAGATGCCCATTGGCCCCGGTGCCCGGACAGAGGCGGGAGGGCCCCCCTCTCCCTCCTCTGCCCTTATGCGTCTGAAGGAACAGTGGCCTCTGCTCTCGCCCCTCCCCGAGGGAGAAAGGAGAGGAAACGGTCCTGCCAGATATTACACAGCCCCGGGCTTTCAGGGCGCGGTGGGCTTTATCGAGGCAGTCAGCCACTCCTTCTGTTCTTCCTGCAACAGGATTCGCCTCACCAGCACGGGGACATTAAAGCCCTGTCTCTGCTACGAGGACGGCATCCGTCTGGCCCCTGTTCTCAGAGGCCAGCACAGAGACAGAGACGAGCTGCTGTGTGAGCTTCGCAGTGCCATTGAGGCTGCTGTCCGCTCAAAGCCCTCCGCCCACTGCTTTGACCGGGCAGAGTCCGTCAGCGAACGAAAATCCATGAGCCAGATCGGAGGCTAG
- a CDS encoding MOSC domain-containing protein: MGKVIAVCTSQIRGVQKENRTEGWFEKDWGIRDDAHAGHWHRQVSLLSADKIADFNARGAGVAPGAFGENLVVEGIDFRSLPVGTWLRCRDVLLEITQIGKECHSHCAIYHRVGDCIMPREGVFARVLHSGTIAVGDVMEIAERDVPLPFQAAVITLSDRSSRGERPDLSGPAIKDRLIAAGFEVVETLLLPDDREKLRQELIRLCDQRRPDLILTTGGTGFAPRDITPEATLDVAEKTVPGIAEAIRAASMAVTRRAMLSRAVSVIRKKTLIVNLPGSPKACMESMDAFMDQLPHGLSLLRGTPMDCAAEHQKGENEQNRPETQAGEVRHTEAADTETSESGTADAKEE, from the coding sequence ATGGGAAAGGTAATTGCTGTCTGCACCAGCCAGATCCGCGGCGTGCAGAAGGAAAACCGCACCGAAGGGTGGTTTGAGAAGGACTGGGGGATCCGGGATGACGCCCACGCAGGGCACTGGCACAGGCAGGTGAGCCTGCTGAGCGCCGACAAGATCGCGGATTTCAACGCCAGGGGAGCCGGGGTGGCGCCTGGCGCCTTCGGAGAAAATCTGGTGGTGGAGGGAATTGATTTCAGGAGCCTTCCTGTGGGAACCTGGCTTCGCTGCCGGGATGTCCTGCTGGAAATCACCCAGATAGGGAAGGAATGTCACAGCCACTGTGCCATTTACCACAGGGTGGGCGACTGCATTATGCCCAGGGAGGGCGTGTTCGCCAGAGTGCTGCACTCCGGAACCATCGCTGTGGGGGACGTGATGGAAATCGCAGAGAGGGATGTGCCTCTTCCCTTTCAGGCTGCCGTTATCACCCTCTCTGACCGCTCATCCAGGGGAGAGAGGCCGGATCTGAGCGGTCCTGCCATTAAAGACCGCCTCATTGCAGCCGGCTTTGAGGTGGTGGAAACCCTGCTTCTTCCTGACGACAGGGAGAAGCTCAGACAGGAGCTCATACGGCTCTGCGATCAGCGGCGCCCGGATCTGATCCTCACTACAGGGGGAACCGGCTTCGCCCCGCGGGACATTACCCCGGAGGCCACCCTGGATGTGGCCGAAAAAACAGTGCCAGGAATTGCGGAAGCCATACGGGCCGCCAGCATGGCCGTGACAAGGCGGGCCATGCTCAGCCGGGCAGTTTCCGTTATCCGCAAAAAAACCCTGATTGTCAACCTGCCCGGCAGCCCTAAGGCCTGTATGGAGAGCATGGATGCCTTTATGGATCAGCTCCCCCACGGCCTCTCCCTTCTGCGGGGAACGCCCATGGACTGCGCCGCAGAGCATCAGAAGGGAGAAAATGAGCAAAACAGGCCGGAAACGCAGGCAGGAGAAGTCCGGCACACAGAAGCTGCAGATACAGAAACTTCAGAATCAGGAACTGCAGATGCAAAGGAGGAATAA
- the modA gene encoding molybdate ABC transporter substrate-binding protein, translating into MYLKSKTSENLRSGRTKRGAALLLAGMFALSAAGCSSSQSSSQKSSQESSQKSPETKTDTQDSEAPQTASSEAAKETDRQTELIVFAAASLTETLEEIAGNYREIAPDVSLTFNFDSSGTLKTQIEEGADCDLFLSAGQKQMDQLDLMADSGENPDGLDFILHESRIDLLENKVVLVVPEGSETDIDSFDTLASRLRDGDILLAMGNSDVPVGQYTQNILQWYGLDEEALAQKGCITYGSNVKEVVTQVSEGSVDAGVIYCTDAFSAGLSPVDEATADMCGQVIYPAAVTKSSLHQEEAMEFLNYLTGEEAMAVFERVGFSPAE; encoded by the coding sequence ATGTATTTAAAATCAAAAACAAGTGAGAATCTTCGTTCTGGCAGGACGAAGCGGGGAGCAGCCCTCCTCCTTGCAGGCATGTTCGCCCTGTCTGCTGCCGGGTGCAGCAGCTCACAAAGCTCTTCACAAAAAAGCTCTCAGGAAAGCTCTCAAAAAAGCCCTGAGACAAAAACAGACACGCAAGACAGCGAAGCCCCCCAGACAGCCTCCTCTGAAGCTGCAAAGGAAACGGACAGGCAGACCGAGCTCATTGTCTTTGCCGCTGCAAGCCTGACTGAAACCCTGGAAGAGATCGCCGGGAATTACCGGGAAATTGCGCCGGACGTCTCCCTGACCTTCAACTTTGACTCTTCCGGCACGCTGAAAACACAGATCGAGGAGGGGGCTGACTGTGATCTCTTCCTCTCCGCCGGACAAAAGCAGATGGATCAGCTGGATCTTATGGCTGACAGCGGAGAAAATCCGGACGGTCTCGACTTTATCCTCCACGAAAGCCGCATTGACCTGCTGGAAAACAAGGTGGTTCTCGTTGTCCCTGAGGGAAGCGAAACCGATATTGACAGCTTTGACACTCTGGCCAGTCGCCTGAGGGACGGCGATATTCTCCTGGCTATGGGAAACAGCGACGTTCCCGTAGGGCAGTACACCCAAAATATCCTTCAGTGGTACGGCCTTGACGAGGAAGCATTAGCCCAGAAAGGCTGCATCACCTATGGCAGCAATGTCAAGGAGGTTGTCACGCAGGTCAGCGAGGGCAGCGTGGACGCCGGCGTGATCTACTGCACCGACGCCTTCAGCGCGGGACTTTCTCCTGTGGATGAAGCTACTGCCGACATGTGCGGCCAGGTCATCTATCCGGCGGCTGTCACAAAATCCTCCCTCCACCAGGAGGAGGCCATGGAATTCTTAAACTACCTTACCGGCGAGGAGGCCATGGCTGTGTTTGAACGTGTAGGCTTCTCCCCCGCAGAATAG
- the modB gene encoding molybdate ABC transporter permease subunit, whose translation MDWYPLWNSLRIAAVSSVFVFFLGIAAAYWAARLPRVLKGVLDVVLTLPLVLPPTVVGYFLLLLFGNRRPLGMALESIGVRFVMNWYGGILAAFVVAFPLMYRTARGAFESFDETLAQAGQTLGLSNFYIFWRIRMPACRQGILAGIVLAFARALGEYGATSMLIGYTPGRTATISTTVYQLWRTGKDGEAFLWVAVNLAISAAVLLAVSLIERRQKEGGVKRK comes from the coding sequence ATGGACTGGTATCCGCTTTGGAACTCACTGCGCATTGCAGCCGTCAGCAGTGTGTTCGTCTTTTTTCTGGGAATCGCGGCTGCTTACTGGGCTGCCCGCCTTCCCCGGGTTTTAAAGGGCGTCCTGGACGTGGTCCTCACCCTTCCCCTGGTGCTTCCTCCCACGGTGGTGGGGTACTTTCTGCTCCTCCTGTTTGGAAACAGGCGTCCTTTGGGAATGGCACTGGAGTCTATCGGCGTCCGATTTGTCATGAACTGGTACGGAGGAATACTGGCCGCCTTCGTGGTGGCCTTCCCCCTCATGTACCGCACGGCCCGGGGAGCTTTTGAATCCTTTGACGAAACCCTCGCCCAGGCCGGCCAGACCCTGGGACTGTCCAATTTCTATATCTTCTGGCGCATCCGGATGCCTGCCTGCAGGCAGGGAATTCTGGCAGGCATTGTGCTGGCCTTTGCGAGAGCCCTGGGAGAATACGGGGCCACCAGCATGCTCATCGGCTACACTCCCGGCAGGACGGCCACCATTTCCACCACCGTCTATCAGCTCTGGCGCACAGGGAAGGACGGGGAGGCCTTTTTGTGGGTGGCCGTCAATCTGGCCATCTCGGCGGCTGTGCTGCTGGCCGTCAGCCTGATTGAGCGCAGGCAGAAGGAAGGAGGGGTAAAGAGGAAATGA